A region of Nostoc sp. 'Peltigera membranacea cyanobiont' N6 DNA encodes the following proteins:
- a CDS encoding fasciclin domain-containing protein — protein sequence MFSFFRWPSARVALLVLGMTAATITPIVISTPASSQNTVPSATPSPTSTVNLSDVSTDYWAHPFIQALADNNVIAGFPDGSFRPNQAVTRAEFAALIQKAFPNQNRVRQLTAGGFSDVPAGYWAVSAIQFAYETGFLAGYPGNVFSPNQQIPKVQAIVALTSGLGLTASSTGTSSDLSTYYTDASSIPNYAVASVTAATQSNIVVNYPDVKQLNPQQSLTRAEAAALLYQALAKQGRVQPIASNLSASQYIVGGTQTGSDIVTLASSSSSLTTLTSLLKTAGLTDILQQAGPYTVFAPTDQAFAALPAATLQQLQQPENKQALIKILTYHVVPGAVTSSQLTAGELNTAEEKPVNIQIDRASNQISVNNARIIQADVKASNGVIHAINQVLVPPDVNISQLNQPPTGNADGTTPSVRPGRTTLGGPSYIGVGGNIGLSGNDSALSDSNFAVFSKIGLTRNISVRPSVIFGDDTLFMVPLTLDFTPRASAEVGQRSFFISPYIGAGVAIEANLDTDIGLLLTGGVDIPLGSRFTLNGAVNAAFLDDTDVGLQLGLGYNF from the coding sequence ATGTTTAGTTTTTTTCGTTGGCCATCAGCAAGGGTTGCTTTACTAGTTCTGGGAATGACAGCTGCTACAATAACTCCTATCGTAATTTCTACCCCAGCTTCATCTCAAAATACTGTTCCATCAGCGACACCATCGCCTACTTCAACAGTTAACTTGTCTGATGTCTCCACAGATTATTGGGCGCATCCCTTCATTCAAGCCCTAGCTGACAATAACGTGATTGCTGGCTTTCCTGATGGCAGCTTCAGACCAAATCAAGCTGTGACTCGTGCTGAATTTGCTGCCCTGATTCAAAAAGCTTTCCCTAACCAAAACCGAGTTCGACAATTAACCGCAGGCGGATTTAGTGATGTTCCTGCTGGCTATTGGGCGGTTTCTGCAATTCAGTTCGCCTACGAAACTGGATTTTTGGCAGGGTATCCTGGGAACGTATTTTCACCAAATCAACAAATACCCAAGGTACAGGCGATCGTTGCTTTAACAAGTGGTTTGGGTTTGACTGCTAGCAGCACTGGAACCAGTAGTGACCTCAGCACCTACTACACTGATGCCTCAAGTATCCCGAACTATGCTGTTGCAAGTGTTACTGCTGCCACACAATCCAATATTGTTGTTAATTATCCAGATGTTAAACAACTCAATCCACAACAGTCTCTGACTCGTGCTGAAGCTGCGGCACTTTTATATCAAGCTTTGGCTAAACAGGGACGAGTGCAACCCATTGCTAGCAATCTTTCAGCTAGTCAGTATATTGTCGGTGGAACTCAAACCGGTAGCGATATTGTGACTCTTGCTTCATCCAGTAGTTCTCTTACAACTCTGACTTCTTTATTAAAGACAGCTGGTTTAACAGATATTCTTCAACAGGCAGGCCCTTATACAGTCTTCGCTCCCACCGATCAAGCATTTGCCGCTTTACCTGCTGCGACATTACAGCAGTTACAGCAACCAGAGAACAAACAAGCATTGATTAAGATATTGACATACCATGTCGTTCCTGGTGCAGTAACTTCTAGTCAACTCACGGCTGGGGAACTTAATACTGCTGAAGAAAAACCGGTAAATATTCAAATCGATCGCGCTAGCAATCAAATCTCGGTGAATAATGCCAGAATTATCCAAGCAGACGTTAAAGCAAGCAATGGTGTTATCCATGCAATTAACCAAGTCCTTGTCCCGCCTGATGTTAACATCAGTCAATTAAATCAACCACCAACAGGAAATGCAGATGGCACAACGCCTAGTGTTAGACCAGGTAGAACTACTCTTGGTGGCCCTAGCTATATCGGGGTTGGTGGTAACATCGGTTTGAGCGGTAACGATTCAGCTTTAAGCGATAGTAACTTTGCAGTATTCAGCAAAATTGGTCTGACACGCAATATCTCAGTGCGGCCATCAGTCATCTTTGGGGATGATACATTGTTTATGGTTCCCTTGACTTTGGATTTTACTCCTCGCGCAAGTGCTGAGGTGGGTCAACGAAGCTTCTTTATATCTCCTTATATCGGCGCTGGCGTAGCCATTGAAGCTAATCTCGATACCGATATTGGATTACTGCTAACTGGTGGTGTAGACATTCCTCTCGGTTCTCGATTTACGTTAAATGGGGCTGTAAATGCTGCTTTTTTGGATGATACTGATGTCGGGCTACAATTAGGGCTTGGCTACAACTTCTAA